The Lactuca sativa cultivar Salinas chromosome 2, Lsat_Salinas_v11, whole genome shotgun sequence genome includes the window GTtggtttataaaaacatacaatCATGAATACAAATGCATGTTTAAAAGAATAGTTAGATATGCAACtacaaagttcattgctaaacAAATAACGGACCAGATTGAATCCCAATGAAAGCTCTACAAGATCAATTGCAAAAGGAGTATCAAGTGTGATTCTATACACACATCGTATTCAAGGCTAAATTTAATGCAAGAAAGCAACTTATGTCTATAAGGTAGAGCCTATTAATGGTCAAAGAATATGGCCTATAAGTGAATATCCTATtaaaatcccccccccccccccccccccctcttctaCACCATAATCAACTTGGGAGTCCCGTAAAAAAAAGAAAGCAATATAAGGAGGAGAGAAGCCAGAAGAAAATGGACCTGAACTTAATAGTCTGTAGAGTTAAATGGACTTCAGGaattaaatcatttaattaaatGGACTTTGCACTCTTAGTCTCTATCAAGTTTTAAGCAGAGGTCCATATGATTTCAATTTTATTATGTGGATAAGGTATGTTATATGAGTTTATTACAATTTGACGAGTACAACACCGTCGACCCTAGGTTCCGACATCCAGCATTGCCAACCCAAACCGTAGGTTGGTTACCCTTTTTCAAATCAATGTTTACTCCTCTACCACCACCTCACGCGTACCCCTCTTCCATTTTATCCCTCTATTCGTCACCACCATTGGCCACCGTTAGTTTCTCCAATGCCATGTTTCCTCTCTCACCGTTAACCTTCAACGACCCTTCGGTTTGATCGGTTGGCCACCACTAGGTTTGTCAATATCTTAAGTActttctcttctttctttttttGTTGCCATTACGGATCTTTAACGAGTATTCATGTGATGATTTTAGTTCTCGGTTATACGATTCCTGCCCAGCGTTTACCTTCTTTAACCCAATGAACCATTGACATCATGCCTCTGCCTACGCCTTAACATTTGATctacaagttaaaaaaaaaaaaaaaaaaaaaaaaaaaaaaaaaaaaaaaaccttctaTCGTTAGAGACCTACAACCAACTCAAGTCTACATGTTTCTCTAGATTTTACCTATTTTTTAAAAAAGTTTGCAATAGTTCGGGGATCTAGAAAGTGTAACTCTAGTTTATGTGGAACTAAACATTTTCCGTAAGTTTTGTGCTTTTGATTTTGATATTGATGTCGACTAAATATTGAAATCTAAAACTGCACAAATAACCATATTTTACAATGAAATTTAACTTTTGTAGAAATGACGATAGTGAAGATGCAGTCACCGATAAGAAAAGGTGATCAAGAAGACAAACAGGGTGGGTTGTGGTTGGGGTAATGGGTGGGGGTGGGTTGGGGTTGCATTGGGCTTTTATAATTTGATATTAATCCAAAATTGTAAATaagtaaaaaatattaaataataataataataataaggatataaaaaacattttacaTGCGTTAAAGACCAGCGATGCAAGAAATTGAAACTCATAACCAACTTAACATGTGACTTTTTGTTGATCATAAGAACCAATCGTGAAATTTTatctttttaataataatagttcAATGGCTATATCAATAAAATAGTAAAACTAGGTcgtgtttttctttatttttcagaGAACCTCAAAAAATGTTTCTTATGTATGTATTGGTTCGCTCACTACGAAAAATAATTAAGCAATAAAACGATGAAAGTACAAAGGTTTTTCTGTATTTTACACAATAAACAAAACCAATAGTTTATCATACTCCAATCAACTTAATAATGTGCATGTATTAGCTACAAAGTATTTGATCATTCATATACAACAAAATTAAGTTCTTAAATGATACAACACAAACCTATCCCCAATCTACAAATGGAAGAGGTGGATATCCACCTTCTGGTGGCGGTCTTAACGATGGAGGTAAATTTCCAAGCATAACACCCATCCTATCTACTACCATGCCGCCTGCAAACACAAGGTATACAAaacaaatttagggtttagggtttagggtttagcctGTGTGGCATAGCCTACAGAACAATGACTAATGCCAATGAGACAGAAACTACAATTTTTCGTTCTAACAAAAAAAGTGGAGCAGCTCGCTCTTGATCTCTAGTTGGTgcaaaagacgtgaatgccctcCTCATCCTCAATCAAAATAGCCCTAGAAACCATATCTTTACTACCCAGTTCGGTTGGGTCTACATTCTTGAGaggttatgtatgtatgtgtgtctacatgcatatacatatacatacatatgtatgTATGCGTATTTATCTCTAGAAAAGAAAGGTGATCACACAAAATTTTGCAGCATAGTTCGCATAGGACAAAATACAGAAAAACACAACATAGTTACACAACTTTATACGATTAAAGCCTTCAACTATTTTTGTAATGATTAAATGCATACAACATTATAAAAGTATGTAAATGTTACTAAACACgataaaaataagttttttttttctcagcTAACAGTTGATTAGCAATACTTGCCTGAGAGTGAGGATCTTTCAATGGACTGACTCCCTGGGAAACTTGGCAATTGAGTTTCAATGCTATTTGCAACTGAAGAAGAGATTATtcaatattataattaaaaaggTTCAAATCTAATGCTATGTACTACTAAACTTGTTGTTTATTTTACTAGAACACTAGACAATGGGGAGTAAATATTTAAAAGAAACCCTATAAAGGAACAAGTATTCACCTGCAAAACCCTGCATGTTCATGTTTGGAAGGTTTTGATTGGGATGAACATATTTACATGAATCACCATATGGGCATGAACCCTGTAAAATAGAAAGTTGGAATTCATCAGGATAACAAGAGAAAGTGAAACTAAAAACAATCAATGAATGAAagttatgatgatgatgatgatgatgatacaggTATTGTTCAAATGTAGGGCTACAATGTTTCATTAggtgaacatttttttttctcaatttcgATGAGTATGAAACTTTTTACAATAATGAATGTGTAAATCTCGATTAAGATCATTAAACAAACGCTGCTAGCATGTCGCCACCAGAAATTTCATTCATGGTACTTTCACATTATGAAATTAACCCAAAAAGAACTAAACGCCGATTTGAAAGTTCATAAAATCTGTGGAAAACATAGGAGCAAAGCGATTACCGTTCGGATGAAGCGATTGCAGAGTCCAACAGTTGATGATTGTAGGGATACTTGATTGGGATCTGTAAATTAGAAGAAAACATAAAGTCGTATAATACGATTTCAGTAtatgtggagagagagagagagagagagagagagagagagagagaggaaaccTCGTGGTATGGAGGCGTACCAGAGAGCTTTGGCTTTCTGGTGGAGAAGGCCCTGAAGGTGGCGTTTCCGGTGGAAAGGGGTGTCCTGAAACTGCTTATCGCAGTAGTCACAGTAGTACTTACCCAGCGGCATTCCTCTCCTTTGTTTCCCCTCCGGCCAAACCccacaaaaataaaaacaaaccggatttaaaaataaaaaaataaaaaataaataaaaactgcaaatttggtgaTGATGAATGTAAATATTACGGCTGTAGTTCCGGTTTTCGATGTCAAAACAAAATTATAACGGAATGATAAATATACGTATATAGAGTATAAATCTATATACAACTAAGCATATGGATCCGAAAAAAAAGAGC containing:
- the LOC111887180 gene encoding zinc finger CCCH domain-containing protein 3 isoform X2, with protein sequence MPLGKYYCDYCDKQFQDTPFHRKRHLQGLLHQKAKALWYASIPRDPNQVSLQSSTVGLCNRFIRTGSCPYGDSCKYVHPNQNLPNMNMQGFAGGMVVDRMGVMLGNLPPSLRPPPEGGYPPLPFVDWG
- the LOC111887180 gene encoding zinc finger CCCH domain-containing protein 3 isoform X1; its protein translation is MPLGKYYCDYCDKQFQDTPFHRKRHLQGLLHQKAKALWYASIPRDPNQVSLQSSTVGLCNRFIRTGSCPYGDSCKYVHPNQNLPNMNMQGFAVANSIETQLPSFPGSQSIERSSLSGGMVVDRMGVMLGNLPPSLRPPPEGGYPPLPFVDWG